In Gouania willdenowi unplaced genomic scaffold, fGouWil2.1 scaffold_169_arrow_ctg1, whole genome shotgun sequence, a single genomic region encodes these proteins:
- the LOC114458716 gene encoding uncharacterized protein LOC114458716, whose product MGVKALESHAKSCKHINAIKAKEKTLSIDGVFQPANVSQLTVNAPEAEDNVTQPAACASTAPPVTTATNGRVDLRTTFGFTPTMKAEVLWTLNTIAKHQSYNGNEGISELFKSMFPDSDIATTFTCGSDKTAYIAKFGLAVHIKEELVSKVNKSPFVLMFDESLNETTKNKQLDVHVRFWDEGQVQSRYLGSQFMGHSTAQDLLSHLKECMDKLGLRHLVSISMDGPSVNWKLFDIFQKDQSEQYGGVQLICVGSCGLHTLHNAFKCGFSAWQLDKLLRAMHTLFHNVPARREDYITITKSS is encoded by the exons ATGGGTGTGAAGGCTTTGGAGTCTCATGCCAAGTCATGTAAGCACATCAACGCTATCAAAGCTAAGGAGAAAACACTTTCCATCGACGGAGTGTTTCAACCTGCTAACGTTAGCCAGCTAACTGTTAACGCGCCTGAAGCAGAAGATAACGTTACCCAACCAGCTGCTTGCGCTAGCACAGCCCCTCCAGTTACGACCGCAACTAACGGTAGAGTGGATCTGCGCACAACTTTTGGATTCACACCTACAATGAAAGCAGAGGTGTTGTGGACTCTTAACACCATCGCCAAACATCAGTCCTACAATGGAAATGAGGGTATTTCAGAGCTTTTCAAAAGCATGTTCCCTGATTCCGACATCGCTACCACGTTTACTTGTGGGTCCGACAAAACGGCATACATAGCCAAGTTTGGTTTAGCGGTTCACATCAAAGAGGAATTGGTGTCCAAAGTAAACAAATCGCCGTTCGTTCTTATGTTCGACGAGAGCCTCAAcgagacaacaaaaaacaaacagctggaTGTGCATGTTCGCTTCTGGGACGAGGGACAGGTTCAGTCCAGATACCTGGGCTCCCAGTTTATGGGACATTCCACTGCACAAGACCTGCTGTCACATCTCAAA GAATGTATGGACAAACTGGGCCTCAGACACTTGGTGTCCATTTCAATGGATGGGCCCAGTGTGAACTGGAAACTCTTCGACATTTTCCAGAAAGATCAATCTGAGCAGTACGGAG GTGTTCAGCTCATTTGTGTGGGGAGCTGTGGCTTACACACGCTACACAACGCATTCAAGTGTGGGTTCAGTGCATGGCAGCTGGACAAGTTGCTGAGAGCAATGCACACATTGTTTCACAATGTGCCTGCCAGGAGAGAGGATTACATCACCATAACCAAGTCCAGT